Proteins found in one Nerophis ophidion isolate RoL-2023_Sa linkage group LG21, RoL_Noph_v1.0, whole genome shotgun sequence genomic segment:
- the ca14 gene encoding carbonic anhydrase 14 isoform X6, with translation MDLLVLLFILLLRLGPWWTAAVEDMSWTYTGLVGQSQWSEHFPECGGSSQSPVDVVTTQTKYDPGLSPLTPLGYSQHGNRPFSLYNNGHTAVVELPDWMSLGGLPWLFSAVQMHLHWGSGGPNYGGSEHTINGQSAEAELHVVHYNSELYPNMTAAMTQKDGLAVLGVLIVTGEETNPAFNNIINYLSRVRHANQKVFIPAFDVQSLLPKDLERYYRYNGSLTTPPCFQSVIWTLFHERVQISKAQLLKMETMLYSSEAEDADRMLLQDNYRATQPLNHRAVFASFAAESGKELSSGEVTAIVIGVMCGCVGLAVIVRFLVKTIRFFSFLRHERAALHV, from the exons GCCTGGTGGGTCAGTCTCAATGGTCGGAACATTTCCCAGAGTGCGGCGGCAGCTCGCAGTCTCCCGTGGACGTTGTGACCACGCAGACCAAATACGACCCCGGCCTGTCCCCGCTGACCCCGCTGGGCTACAGCCAGCACGGCAACAGACCCTTCAGCCTGTACAACAACGGACACACAG CTGTGGTTGAGCTGCCGGACTGGATGAGCCTGGGTGGTCTGCCCTGGCTCTTCTCCGCCGTGCAAATGCACCTCCACTGGGGCAGCGGCGGCCCAAATTACGGCGGCAGTGAACACACCATCAACGGCCAAAGTGCTGAGGCGGAG CTGCATGTGGTGCACTACAATTCTGAACTCTACCCCAACATGACCGCCGCCATGACGCAGAAGGACGGCCTCGCCGTCCTGGGAGTCCTGATCGTG ACGGGCGAAGAGACCAACCCGGCGTTTAACAACATCATCAACTACCTGAGCCGCGTCAGACACGCGA ACCAGAAAGTCTTCATACCGGCGTTCGACGTGCAGTCACTGCTCCCCAAGGATCTGGAGCGCTACTACCGCTATAACGGATCCCTGACCACGCCGCCCTGCTTCCAGAGCGTGATCTGGACGCTGTTCCACGAGAGGGTTCAGATCTCCAAAGCCCAG CTGCTGAAGATGGAAACCATGCTGTACTCCAGTGAAGCCGAGGATGCTGACCGGATGCTGCTGCAGGACAACTACCGCGCCACCCAGCCGCTCAACCACAGGGCCGTCTTCGCTTCCTTCGCTGCAG AGTCAGGGAAGGAGCTCTCGTCTG GTGAGGTGACGGCTATTGTTATAGGAGTGATGTGTGGCTGCGTGGGCCTGGCGGTCATCGTTCGATTCCTGGTCAAGACCATACG atttttttctttcctcCGCCACGAAAGAGCTGCG